A stretch of DNA from Mesorhizobium onobrychidis:
GCCGATCTCGCGCGCCAAGGTGGCCTCAGGGGCAATAGAATGGTTAAGCACATCCGCCCCCATGCCGCGATACGCCAAGGCTTCGGCTGGGGTTGTCAGTCGCGGCCCGTAACAGTGGGCAGCCACCAACTGCTGTTCGATGCCATGAACGCGGCATTCGGCCGGCCAATGACGGCGGGCCGTTTCGACCAGAACCGCCGCACATCTTGGACACACGATCTGCTTGCCCGAACAGTCAAAGCTCTGGCGGTCCGGAAGCAGTGAAAACGGGGTCTGCGTCAGTTCGATGATATCGGCGGTCACCACCATGTCTCCGGGCTGGATCGCCTTGTTGACGGCGCCAACGGTCGAGCAGGCGAGAACTTGCCTTACACCCGCCCGCATCAATACCCAGAACGCGCGGCGATGGCAGGAATGGTCGATATGGTCGCGGGGATTGCCGTGCGAATACATGCACAGCGCCCGCTTCGCTCTCCCTTCGGCTGTAATCGAGGCATCGAACTCGAGCAGCTTCCAGTTGTCGGTACGACCGAAAGGTGTTTCAAAACTCATGTCGCGCCGCAACGTGCGCACGCCATCGAATTCGACATCTTCCGGGAAGGCAAGCCCCCAGTTTGCCGACCCGGTGATGATAGCCAACCCTACCTGAGGTATCTCCGTCGAATGATCCGCCGGAGCGCCGGCTGCGTGATGATTTGTAGGCATGCTTCCAGTCTCGGTCAGGATTTTTGGCGAAGGGCGACCATCAGGACGACGACCACAACAATAGCGGTCCACAATGTCGAGATCGCTGCAATGGTCGGATCGATCTGATCGCGCAGCGACACGAACATGAGCTTCGGCATCGTGCTGTTGCGACCACTTGCGACGAAGATCGAAATCACAGACTCGTCGAGCGACGTCAGGAAGGCCATCAATGTCGCCGACAACAAGCTGATCCGAAGTTGCGGAACGATTATTCCGCCAATAGCTCTGGCCCAGTTCGCACCAAGGCTACGCGCCGCCTGAACCTGGTTCCAGTCAAAGCGAGCCAGGGCGGGCAGCAACACAATGCACGCCACCGGAACGGCCAGCACCACATGTCCGACCAGCACACCGAACAACGTTCCGACCAAACGTTGTGCCGCCAGCACAAAAAAGAGGCCGATCGCAAGCAGGATTCCTGGGGTGATCGAGGGGGTGAGCAGGACGCTCTGGATGGCCGCAGCAGTCTTCCCACCGAGCCGATTCATTGAGATGCAGGCGAGCAGCGCAAAAGGCACCGCGATCAGCGCCGTCAATGTCCCAAGGATCAGGCTCGTCCTGAGTGCAGCCATCCACGTCGCCGAGCCGAAGAAGTTCTCGTACCAACGCAACGAGTAGGCGTGCGGCGGAAACTCGAGGAGATTCGACGCCGAGAAGGAAAGCGGCACCACCACGAGCGTCGGCAACATCAGAAATGCCATCACAAGAGCAGCAAAGCCCCAGAGGACAATGCGGGCCAGTCTGTTGTGCGGGTACGCCTCAAGCATGGGAGGCATCAACTGTGTTCTGGGCCAGCAGGCGGCGTGCCGCCAGCAACATCACACCGATCAGCGCCATCAGAACGAGGAGCAGAATGCCCAGGACGCTCGCCGACCCCCAATCCTGAAAGGTCGATAGCGTTCGCTCGATCCGGGTAGAGAGAGGATTTACCTTGCCGCCGCCAAGCACCGCCGGCGTGATGAAAAAACCTATGGAATAGATGAGAACGATGATCGAACCCGAGAAGATGCCGCCCGCCGAAAGTGGCATTATGACGGTGCGCATCACCTGCTCGAATGTGGCTCCCATGCTCGCTGCCGCGCGAATGAGGTTTTGGTCGATATCGCGCATCGCGGCATAAACGGGCAGCAGAAAGAGCGGCAGCATGTAGTGAACCATGCCGATCAGCGTTCCGGTGAAGTTATAGACCAGCGGCAAAGGCTCCGCCGTCAGGCCCGAACCGGTCAAAGCCGCGTTGATCAGGCCATCACGCCGCAAGAGCACGAGCCAGCCATAGGTGCGCACCAGGATAGCGGTCCACAATGGCAGCATGACGAAGGCCATCAGTACGTTGGCCACCCTTGGTCTGACGCTGGCCAGAGCGAGTGCCAGCGGGGTGCCTAGAAGAATGCAGATCGCCAGCGTGCCGAGGGACAGTTCAAGGGTCGTGACGAGCGCCGACCATGTCAGTCCGCTCGAAAGCACTTTCGCGTAGTTGCCGACAGTGTACTCACCCCCTGTGGTCAGGAAAGATTGCCGGATGATCCAAAGGATGGGCAGTATCGCCGCCAGTCCAACGATGAACAGCGCCGGGAGCGAAAGCGAAAGGAAGAATCGCCGCTCGCGTCGCGCATCTGCGGCGAGCGCAGGATCCGGAGTGACGGTCACGCTGTCGCTCCCGGTATCGCGTGAACCTTCGCTGCTGGTGCATATGCGGTCATCCGCTGACCGGCGGCAAGCTCGGCGCAGCCGCCGGCCAGCGCTGCCGGAATGCAGACAAGAACCTCTTGCCCACCGTCAAGCGCCAGCGTCAAAAGCCAGTTTTCGCCGCGAAACGCCTTGGCGCGCAGTATCCCTTCGAGCGCCACTCCGTCTTGCCCGACGAGCTTCGCATCAAGATGAAGGCTTTCCGCGCGGATCATCAAAGTCCCGCGTGACGCTTCGGCGCCATCGATCCTGCGCACCGAGCCTGGCGCCACAATGTTAGCCTCGCCCATGAACTCCGCGACGAAGCGAGTCGATGGACGATCATAAATCCGCTGCGGCGTATCGATCTGCTGGATGCGGCCGGAGTTCATCACCGCAATCCGGTCAGACATAATCAGCGCTTCGCGCTGGTCATGGGTCACGTAGATTGTGGTGATCCCCAGATCATCGTGCAGACGCCGGATCTCGTACTGCATGGTTTCGCGTAGATTCTTGTCGAGCGCCGACAGCGGCTCGTCCATCAGCATCACGCGTGGTTCGAAGACGATCGCCCGCGCCAATGCCACACGTTGGCGCTGGCCGCCGGATAGTGCGGCAACATTGCGCTCCGCCAGACCATCCAGCTTCACGCGGGCCAGGGTGGCAAGCGCCCGCTGACGCGCCTCCGCTCTCGGCGTCTTGCGCAGCACCAGCGGATACGCGACATTCGCCAGGACATTCATGTGGGGAAACAAGGCGTAATTCTGGAATACTATGCCGATGTCCCGTTTGTTGGGCGCCAGGCGAGTGATGTCCCGATCGCCCAACAAGAGTTGGCCGGAATCCGGCCGGACAAAACCGGCCAGAGCCATGAGTAACGTGGTTTTGCCAGATCCCGATGGCCCTAGCAGCGTGAGGAATTCGCCAGCTTGAATGTCGAGCGAAACATCATCCAGTGCGACGTAGGTCCCGTAAGCCTTGCTGACGCTGTCGATGGTGATCGGGAGCGACTTCATCATCTGCTCCAGCCTTACAGCTGAGACTCAGCGGGCCATCATCTCATCGAAGGCTTTTTGGGCAGCCTCGCCGTTCTTGACCCACCATTCTGAATTCGAAAACACCGAAGTGCCGGCATTTTCGGGCGCGGTCGCAAGCGTCTTCAGGCGATTCTCGGGAATCAGGCCACCCTCATATGCCGCAGGATTGACTGGGCCATAGGCGATGAAATCGGTCAGTTTCGCAACACGCGCGGGCTGCGTCATCGCTGCGATGAGCTTCATCGCGGCTTCCTTATTCGGCGCTCCCTTCGGCACCCCAAGGCAGTCCGTGCCGATAACCGAACCCTTGAACGTGTAGTCAGCAGCACCCCCGTCTGCTTTCACGGTTTGGGCCCGTCCGTTCCAGGTAACGACCAGATCCGCTTCGCCGTCCTTCAGCAACTGCGCGGACTGAGCTCCCGAGGTCCACCACACGGCGACGTTTGGCTTGATC
This window harbors:
- a CDS encoding phosphorylase family protein produces the protein MAIITGSANWGLAFPEDVEFDGVRTLRRDMSFETPFGRTDNWKLLEFDASITAEGRAKRALCMYSHGNPRDHIDHSCHRRAFWVLMRAGVRQVLACSTVGAVNKAIQPGDMVVTADIIELTQTPFSLLPDRQSFDCSGKQIVCPRCAAVLVETARRHWPAECRVHGIEQQLVAAHCYGPRLTTPAEALAYRGMGADVLNHSIAPEATLAREIGACFVPCAFVTAGFNDYMDRNRRKLLQEDVLPNLSMTASRVALETAARLPANPECSCQGLKSPQPEERSSRF
- a CDS encoding ABC transporter permease, with protein sequence MLEAYPHNRLARIVLWGFAALVMAFLMLPTLVVVPLSFSASNLLEFPPHAYSLRWYENFFGSATWMAALRTSLILGTLTALIAVPFALLACISMNRLGGKTAAAIQSVLLTPSITPGILLAIGLFFVLAAQRLVGTLFGVLVGHVVLAVPVACIVLLPALARFDWNQVQAARSLGANWARAIGGIIVPQLRISLLSATLMAFLTSLDESVISIFVASGRNSTMPKLMFVSLRDQIDPTIAAISTLWTAIVVVVVLMVALRQKS
- a CDS encoding ABC transporter permease, whose product is MTVTPDPALAADARRERRFFLSLSLPALFIVGLAAILPILWIIRQSFLTTGGEYTVGNYAKVLSSGLTWSALVTTLELSLGTLAICILLGTPLALALASVRPRVANVLMAFVMLPLWTAILVRTYGWLVLLRRDGLINAALTGSGLTAEPLPLVYNFTGTLIGMVHYMLPLFLLPVYAAMRDIDQNLIRAAASMGATFEQVMRTVIMPLSAGGIFSGSIIVLIYSIGFFITPAVLGGGKVNPLSTRIERTLSTFQDWGSASVLGILLLVLMALIGVMLLAARRLLAQNTVDASHA
- a CDS encoding ABC transporter ATP-binding protein; this translates as MKSLPITIDSVSKAYGTYVALDDVSLDIQAGEFLTLLGPSGSGKTTLLMALAGFVRPDSGQLLLGDRDITRLAPNKRDIGIVFQNYALFPHMNVLANVAYPLVLRKTPRAEARQRALATLARVKLDGLAERNVAALSGGQRQRVALARAIVFEPRVMLMDEPLSALDKNLRETMQYEIRRLHDDLGITTIYVTHDQREALIMSDRIAVMNSGRIQQIDTPQRIYDRPSTRFVAEFMGEANIVAPGSVRRIDGAEASRGTLMIRAESLHLDAKLVGQDGVALEGILRAKAFRGENWLLTLALDGGQEVLVCIPAALAGGCAELAAGQRMTAYAPAAKVHAIPGATA